In Flavobacteriales bacterium, the genomic window TGTATTTCAATGCCTTAAATATAGTAATAAGGTAACAACTGCCAACGGTTTTGTGCAACAAAAAAAGCCCCGCCATTGTAGCGGGGCTTTGTCTTGTGCTTTTTGTTCTGCCACATTACCCTTCGGCTCCGCTCTGGGTACGCTCCTTCGGCTCCGCTCTGGGTACGGGGGTAGGCTGAGCGCAGCCGAAGCCTACAGCAGCCGAAGCCTACCGAGCAATGCAGCCGAAGCCTGCGGCAGCCGTAGCCTACAGGGCAGGCGCATCCTAACCACACATTAAGCTGGCAGGTGTGCTAAGTGATCCTACACCCTGCGCATTAACCACATAGAAAGCAAAATAGTAGGTTACACCAGGGGTAAGCCCACTGAATTCTTTTCTGCGGTTCATATTCAGATCGATGATGCTACCAAGGAGCACTTGTGCGGGCGCATCGTCTGTTTCGTTTACCAGCACACGGAACTGACCATATTTATCGATGTACATACTGGTGGGGAGCGGAGCGCCCATGGTAACGATGCAGCCGTAGTAGATACCCACGTTCTGGTTATCGCATTCGGCCCGTAGCACACCTGTAGAGCCCCTCGTGATGGTTACGCCTGTAGCTTGGCCTGGCTTGGGGACTTTACTGTTGCTGGCTTTTGTGGGCACAAACCCTGATAGTAGGATGATGTTCTCATCTTCTGATGCTACCGAATCGACATATTCTGCCAAGCTATCGAGCGTTGACAGAAGTTTTTCCAACGCGGCCTGGTATGGGCCTATCTGCGCGTTTCCTCCCTGCTTGTAAGCATAGCGTTTATTGAGATAGTCGCTGAGAATGGACTGATAGGCTGCTTGATCCAGCGGGGGTGTGTCGAACTCGGTGGCATTGCCATAAATGCCATCGCGTACACCTCCGGCAAAATCTCCAAAACTGCCTATTGGCATGCGATGATAGGCTAAACTGCATCTGATCTTTTTCATGTTTCTGTTTTTTAAGGGTTCATATGATGATTATTGATTTTTAGATAAAGCAAGCGGGGTGTAGGCCGTGCGGCATGGCTTCAAGGCCTTATCGTGTGTGCAGATCGCATTAACATGTGCGCGGATCAGATCAACATGTATGCGGATCGGATCAACATGTATGCGGATCGGATCAACATGTATGCGGATCGGATCAACATGTATGCGGATCGCATCAACAAGGATGCGGATCTGATCAACATGGATGCAGATCACATCAACAAGGATGCGGATCGGATCAACATGGATGCAGATCGCATTAACAAGGATGCGGATCGGATCAACATGTACGCGAAAGGCATTTACCGATCTGTTGATGGTGTTTGCAAGGATGTTGTAGGATAATTGCATACCACAAATTTGCTTGCACCCGCGGCAGGTCCGCTACGGGTTATTCCAGATGGTAGGCTGTGTATTCCAGCTGGTCGCTTTGTCTTTCAGAAGGCAGTTTTACCAACTGAGCAGGTGCTTCATAAAGCCTACAAGGGCCTTGCGTGCCACCACCAGTTTTATGTCAATCGGAGCGTTTGTACGCAAATTGCGGTCGGCATCAATGCTTTGATAGAAGCGTGTATTGAAGATCACTCCTTCAAATATTGGATAGAAATGAGGGTCGTCTATCTCTTCTTTGAATTTAGAAAGATTGTAGCCCGATGAGAAGACCTGTACCTGAGGCCCGTTGCGATGTTGCCATTCGTAAACGTATCGTTTGCCCGAAATGGAAATGATGCAGATGATGTGTTTGATGCGACAACGGATGCATTGACCATCCTGTCGTAAAAGGATGTATTTCTGTGTTCGTTTGACCATGAGGGGATGGTTTCATGGGGTTTAAGTACACTAAGTTACTTATTGGATTGTTTACATGCAAGGAAAAAGTGACGGTTGCTTGTTGAAGGTGACGCAAAGGATCGGTGCTGCTAATGGTAGCTGCTACCGAGAACGATTGATACTTGTTTTACTGTTTTACCAGTTTTTGGCTACTAAGACCATGGGCTGTTTCAATGACTGATCAGGTACTCAATACTTCATTATCTGCTTGGTCAAAGGCGTATCGTCAAGCAAAACCGTGACGATATAAACGCCATCTTTCAAATGGCTTATGTCCACCGATTGATCACTGGAAAGCAATGAACCTGAAAGAACCTTCTTTCCGAGCATGTCACTTACAAAGAACTGTCCGGTGTTGGTCTGTTCTTGGCTGATAATGATCTGATTGCTTGACGGATTGGGGTAGATGCTGAAGCCAGGTATTTCCGGGTTTTCAATATCAAGGATTATGTTGACCGAACAATTGTCGTAGAACGGGTTGTTCCAATACAGGATTTCGTTCACATGGGTACAGACCAGGTTTAAACTATCGGGCATCTCTTCACTGAAAGCTTCTGGATGCAGCGGGAAAAGTGGTCCGTGCACACTTCCAATTCCTTCAATCCACTTTTCGTCCATCAGGAAGAACCCGAAAATGGGTTCGTCAAATGATAGTCTTTTGTACATCTCACCATTGATGGAAATACTGTCGATGGCCACTACATGTATGTATGCTTCATTCTGACCCCAAAAGTTGTAAAGAACGCTGTCTCCAAGTTCCATGTTGAAATTGTATAGCGTGTCTATGGCGCTTGTTGTATTCCGATAGAAAACGTAGCCGTTTTCTTGGCGTAACAGACCATGGTATGCCAAGTTGGTGGTAAATGTAGAATCGGGTGACGCGTATGTTTTGAACCATTGTTCGCCCTGAACGGTCGTGTCGCCCATAAACCCGTAGACCGTTGTTGTGGTTTCCACAAAAGATGGGTTTTGTTGGTTGCCGTGTGGGTATGTATCTGCCACAGACCATCTTGAACTTTCGTTTTCGAAGTGGTTTACCATTTGGGCAGACAGAAAAAAAGGACAGATGATGCAAACTAGAACGAAGGTTGATCTCATACTTACGGTCTTGAATTCAAGGTTTTACTGCTCTGAAATTAGGGTTTTCGCTGCTTTCCTTCTAAATAGACCTTCAAGGGTTTCAAAATAGCGGTGTCCAAAATGCGATTTCTTAGCGTTTCCCAGTTCAACTCACCCCCGTCCCGACCTGTCGGGACACCCCCTCTCTTCAAAAGAGAGGGGGCAGTTCAGCTAGCTGAACGGGGGAGAGTTATAGATCAGAAACGTTCTTTTCTTTTGTGCGCTGAAAAGGAGTACTGCATTACGCCATCCGAATGAACGACAGACCATCCAACGCACATCCATCTGCACTGGCCATCAGCGATTATAGCTACCAGTTGCCAGATGCACGCATTGCCAAGTATCCGCTCAGCCAGCGAGCTACCAGCAAGCTGCTTGTTTATCGTGATGGCGAAATCACGGAGCAGGTCTTCAAAGACCTGCCCAGCATGCTGCAGGCCAACGATTGCCTGGTGTTCAACGATACGCGCGTCATCCATGCACGCATTCACTTTCAACGCGAAACAGGTGCGCAAATAGAGATCCTTTGCCTGGAACCCATGGAGCCAGCAGAGGTTTCGGAAGCCTTTGCCAATAGGAAAAGCACGGTTTGGAAAGCCATGGTAGGCAATGGCAAACGCTGGAAAACGGGAGAGTTGCTCAGCAGAAGGATTGCAAGCACAACGGGTGATTATCAGCTGCGTGTAGAACTATGCGGAAAAGAGACAGACGCCTATGTTGTTCGCTTTTCGTGGGATGCGGAGCTCAGCTTTGCGGAGGTCTTGGATGATGTGGGCATACTGCCGCTTCCACCGTATCTCAACCGCGATACGGAAATGGAAGACGAAGAACGCTACCAAACGGTGTATGCGCAGGCCGATGGCTCTGTGGCGGCACCTACGGCTGGGCTTCATTTTACCAAAGAAGTGTTTGATGAACTGAAAGAGAAGGGCGTGCAATCGCTGTTTGTTACGCTGCATGTGGGTGCCGGAACCTTCAAGCCTGTCAAGTCAGACACTATGCATGGCCACGAGATGCACAAGGAGCGCATACTTGTTTCGGTAACTACCATCGAAAAGATGCGTGCTGCGGCTGCAGATAATCGCATCATTGCCGTAGGAACCACCTCCTTGCGCACCATCGAAAGCATCTATTGGTTTGGGGTTAAGCTGCTGGCCGGACACAAGATGGAAGCCTTTTCGGTAGGGCAGTGGGACCCTTACGAACTGGCCGATGAAACGGTGGAGGTTTCCGAAGCATTGGATGCCGTGCTACTATGGCTTCGCAAGAACGAACTGAATTACTTGAACGGCTACACGCAAGTGCTCATTGCTCCAGGTTATCGCATACGGATGGCCGATGCGCTCATCACGAATTTCCACCAACCGCAAAGCACCTTATTGTTGCTGGTAGCTGCTCTTATCGGTCCAGATTGGAGACGTGTGTACGACCATGCCCTTCAGCACGATTTCCGTTTTCTAAGCTTTGGCGATAGTTCCATTCTCTTCCGAAACGGGTAGTACTCTTCGACTCCGCTCAGGGTACGGGTGTAGGCTGAGCGCAGTCGAAGCCTACAGGGCCGGAGCCGAAGCCTACAGCGCAGAGAAGTTTGTCTAAACGTTCCGTTCGATGTAGCGGATAATGGCGCCAGCAATGTTCTTGTTTGTAGCGCCTTCAATGCCTTCCAGCCCAGGAGATGAGTTCACTTCCATGATCATCGGGCCCGATTTGGATTGAAGCATGTCTACACCTGCAATGCCCAGTCCAAGCACCTTGGCGGCTTTCAGAGCGGCATTTTCTTCATCTTCGCTCAATTGATGAACCGTGGCTGTTCCACCTCGGTGCAAATTGGAGCGGAATTCACCTTCTTTTCCTTGACGTTTCATGGCACCTACCACTACGCCATCTACCACAAATGCGCGGATATCGGCACCACCTGCCTCTTTAATGAACTGTTGCACGATCACACGGGCCTGAAGTCCGTTAAAGGCCTCCAACACCGATTCGGCCGCCTGTTGTGTTTCGGCCAAAACCACACCCACGCCTTGGGTTCCTTCCAATAGTTTGATCACACAGGGAGCACCGCCCACCTGCTTTATCAGTTCAGAAACATCTTTGGAATAATTGGTAAAGGCCGTTTTAGGCAGCCCAAGACCAGCTCTTGAAAGGATCTGCAAGCTGCGGAGTTTATCGCGCGAGCGAACTAAGGCCTGCGATTCGATGGCCGAAAAGACCTTCATCATCTCAAATTGGCGCACCACGGCTGTTCCGTAAAACGTGATGGAAGCACCGATACGCGGAATGATGGCGTCAATGTCGGTCAATTCCTCGCCCTTGTACATGATGTGCGGACGCTTTTTCTCAATGATGATGTCGCACTTGGAGTGGTCGACTACCAGCATTTGATGGCCGCGTTGTTCGCCAGCTTCCACCAATCGGTTGGTAGAATAGAGTTTAGCGTTTCTAGATAGAATGGCAATTTTCATGAACAGAAAGTATGAAGGGGCTCAGAAATGAATGGCGAATGACCTTAGCGGATAATGCTCTAAATGGACGATTGTTGTCTTACAGGTTATGGCTCGAAAGCCCATACGCCAAGGCCGAAGTTTTTGTTTCGGGGGTACAAGAATACGAGCAAGTTTCAAAATAACGATATGGAATGTAGATTTGCCCATCTAATAAGAACAAAATAGACCATGACCGAATTCATTGAGCGCCCGTTATTCACCGAGGAACACGATATGTTCCGCCATTCCGTAAGAGACTTTATTGCACAAGAGATCGTGCCGCACAATGCCGAGTGGGAAAAGAACCACATGGTCAGTCGCGAAAGCTGGAGGAAAATAGGAGAGAACGGCTTCCTGTGTATGCAAGCACCAGAAGCCTATGGCGGTCTTGGAATCGAGGATTTCCGCTACAATGCCATCTTCTCAGAAGAGTTGAGCAGGGCAGGAGTAGCTGGTCCGGCAGTGGGTTACCCACTACACAGCGATATCGTATTGCCATACATCCTCGATTTCGGTTCGGAGGAAATGAAAGCGAAATGGTGTCCGAAAATGATCAGTGGCGAGGCCATTGGCGCCATTGCCATGACAGAGCCTGCGGCCGGTAGCGACCTCCAAGGAATGAAATGCACCGCAGAGGATAAAGGCGATCATTACTTGGTGAATGGCTCTAAGACTTTCATCACCAACGGTTATCTGTGCGATGTGGCGGTTACGGCCGTTAAGACGGATCCAAGCATGGGTGCCAAAGGCATCAGCATGCTGTTGATGGAAGCCACCATGGAAGGTTTTACCAAAGGCGAACCATTTCACAAGATAGGTTTGCATGCGCAAGATACCTGCGAGCTTTTCTTCGATAACGTAAAAGTGCCGAAAGAGAACTTGATCGGGAAAGAAGGCGAAGGTTTCAAATACCTGATGACCGAATTGGCGCAGGAGCGTTTGGTAGTAGGAATTGGTGCCATTGGTGCAGCAGAAGGAATTTTCTGGAAAACTGTTAAGTATGTCAATGAGCGGAATGCTTTCGGTCAGGCCATTTCACGTTTCCAGAACACGCGTTTCAAAATGGCCGAAATGGCCACAGAGATCACCAAGGCACGTGCCTTTCTCGATGCTTGCATTGCCTTGCACAACGAAGGAAAATTGGATGCATCCATGGCCAGCATGGTCAAACTGACCTGCACAGAAGTGCAATGCCAAGTGGCCGATGAGTGTCTGCAATTGCATGGCGGCTACGGCTACATCTGGGAATACGATGTGGCGCGTGCTTGGGCAGATGCCCGCGTGCAACGCATCTATGCAGGCACCAACGAGATCATGAAAGAACTGATTGCCCGTAAAGTGCTAGGCAAATAGTCAACAATAGTTTTAAGGAATAATGACCGGTCAGCGCAACACCTTCAGGGTGCTTGCGCTGCCGTTTTTTCCGATCACTTGAACGATCACGGGTTCTTGGCTTATTTCTTCAAGTAGAAGAACACCAATGCTGCTCACTGAGTGGTGAAGTAATTTTCCGTCCATCGAATAGATGTTCACCGAAGCGGGTAGGAGCGAAGGGTCCATTCTAAGTTCGTTTCCGTAGAGTTTTACCCGAGCTTCTGGACTCTTTACAGGCGATGAAACTTCGGTCACCAATTCGCCACTGCAACTTACCGGACTTCCGTTCTCAAAACGTATCTGTGCTTGCAGCAGTTTGTCGTTCATATCAAGTGGATAACCGACCATTGGTAGGGTTTCTGCGCTCAGAAAATCAGGTAGTTCGCTTTCGTTCAAATACAGCGAATTCACACTCAGGTTGGAAGTGCTGGCAGGCGTGACCGTTCCGTAAACGTTATTCCCATAAGAATAATGGCCATTTCCGTTCAGCGCAAAAAG contains:
- a CDS encoding fibronectin type III domain-containing protein; amino-acid sequence: MKKIRCSLAYHRMPIGSFGDFAGGVRDGIYGNATEFDTPPLDQAAYQSILSDYLNKRYAYKQGGNAQIGPYQAALEKLLSTLDSLAEYVDSVASEDENIILLSGFVPTKASNSKVPKPGQATGVTITRGSTGVLRAECDNQNVGIYYGCIVTMGAPLPTSMYIDKYGQFRVLVNETDDAPAQVLLGSIIDLNMNRRKEFSGLTPGVTYYFAFYVVNAQGVGSLSTPASLMCG
- a CDS encoding T9SS type A sorting domain-containing protein is translated as METTTTVYGFMGDTTVQGEQWFKTYASPDSTFTTNLAYHGLLRQENGYVFYRNTTSAIDTLYNFNMELGDSVLYNFWGQNEAYIHVVAIDSISINGEMYKRLSFDEPIFGFFLMDEKWIEGIGSVHGPLFPLHPEAFSEEMPDSLNLVCTHVNEILYWNNPFYDNCSVNIILDIENPEIPGFSIYPNPSSNQIIISQEQTNTGQFFVSDMLGKKVLSGSLLSSDQSVDISHLKDGVYIVTVLLDDTPLTKQIMKY
- a CDS encoding S-adenosylmethionine:tRNA ribosyltransferase-isomerase; this translates as MNDRPSNAHPSALAISDYSYQLPDARIAKYPLSQRATSKLLVYRDGEITEQVFKDLPSMLQANDCLVFNDTRVIHARIHFQRETGAQIEILCLEPMEPAEVSEAFANRKSTVWKAMVGNGKRWKTGELLSRRIASTTGDYQLRVELCGKETDAYVVRFSWDAELSFAEVLDDVGILPLPPYLNRDTEMEDEERYQTVYAQADGSVAAPTAGLHFTKEVFDELKEKGVQSLFVTLHVGAGTFKPVKSDTMHGHEMHKERILVSVTTIEKMRAAAADNRIIAVGTTSLRTIESIYWFGVKLLAGHKMEAFSVGQWDPYELADETVEVSEALDAVLLWLRKNELNYLNGYTQVLIAPGYRIRMADALITNFHQPQSTLLLLVAALIGPDWRRVYDHALQHDFRFLSFGDSSILFRNG
- the rimK gene encoding 30S ribosomal protein S6--L-glutamate ligase — its product is MKIAILSRNAKLYSTNRLVEAGEQRGHQMLVVDHSKCDIIIEKKRPHIMYKGEELTDIDAIIPRIGASITFYGTAVVRQFEMMKVFSAIESQALVRSRDKLRSLQILSRAGLGLPKTAFTNYSKDVSELIKQVGGAPCVIKLLEGTQGVGVVLAETQQAAESVLEAFNGLQARVIVQQFIKEAGGADIRAFVVDGVVVGAMKRQGKEGEFRSNLHRGGTATVHQLSEDEENAALKAAKVLGLGIAGVDMLQSKSGPMIMEVNSSPGLEGIEGATNKNIAGAIIRYIERNV
- a CDS encoding acyl-CoA dehydrogenase family protein; the protein is MTEFIERPLFTEEHDMFRHSVRDFIAQEIVPHNAEWEKNHMVSRESWRKIGENGFLCMQAPEAYGGLGIEDFRYNAIFSEELSRAGVAGPAVGYPLHSDIVLPYILDFGSEEMKAKWCPKMISGEAIGAIAMTEPAAGSDLQGMKCTAEDKGDHYLVNGSKTFITNGYLCDVAVTAVKTDPSMGAKGISMLLMEATMEGFTKGEPFHKIGLHAQDTCELFFDNVKVPKENLIGKEGEGFKYLMTELAQERLVVGIGAIGAAEGIFWKTVKYVNERNAFGQAISRFQNTRFKMAEMATEITKARAFLDACIALHNEGKLDASMASMVKLTCTEVQCQVADECLQLHGGYGYIWEYDVARAWADARVQRIYAGTNEIMKELIARKVLGK